The genomic region ACTTGTACGACTCCTAAGAATCCTTACAAtcggttcatttttttcctatccaaatttctctttttttttgtgttttgtttttatttaaaaaaaaaaaagaaaatcgtgatGAAAATGACAAGTTGGGGGAACTGAGAATTGTTACATAAGAAGTGAGGGTGCCGGCTTTTTACCCGGCCATGCCTCTTTGGcatatttctttctcttgggTAAGCCGGATGAAGATTCCGATTCTACCGCAGGAGGTTGGGCGAACTCGACATTGACTCGGGAAGACACCGGTGCTGCAGCCGGTTCTAATGGGGCGGACAAGTCGACATCAGGGGCAGGGTTAGGCATCAATGGCAGTCCCAACTTAGAAGCTAGAGTCGATGAGAAGAGGCCGGCAGACGCTGATTGAGAAGTCAAATGAGACGCAGATGATTCGCCCATCTCAGGTGGTAGGCCTCCATACAGTCCCTCTACGCCCGACGAGGATGCCAGAGAACGGTGGAACTGGTGTTCTCTCGAAGATGCTCCTCCACTGGCcaacgtttcatttttaatcCGCTTTAGTAGTGCCAATGGAAAAGAAACCTTAGTTGATATAGTGGCTTGAAAAGTTCTATGGGTATATTCTAATTACTTTTGTAGGGATGACGAGAGACGTGTGGACCAGATTACGGAATCTTCCCACATTCGGATCAATATCTTCCGGGTTGATGACTTCCTCTTCGTCATTGAATGTGATggatctcttttttcttttgccaccTGGATTTCTATTATCGCCATCGTCGTCTGCAATACCCAACATAGAGATCCGCCGGTTGTGTGCTGTATTGAATTCTGTCAAGTTCTGGaataaatgttaaattttttagttCGAATTTAGCTGTTGTCATAAACAGAAAGTGTTTTACATCTAATTCCATTTCTGATTCGGGGAGTCCAAGCTTTCCTCCATCTTGATGCACACTTTTGGCCTCTTCCTCCAACTCTTCCAAAATTGGTCTGGGGGCGTTTTGTGGCCGTTCCCTCAAAACGTAATACCTAGTTGAAGCACCAAAGTGAAAGGTACTATCCACTGGAAGTTGAGTAGGTTTTTCGCTCTCAATCCTCATTGAGCCAATAAATGTTCCATGGgctagaaaatttttttaaaaaattttaaatttagtttttaaaaacctgtcttaaaaaaaaagctaaactCACTGCTTCCAAGGTCAACAAGGAATGCACGATTCAAGTGCTTGTGCCAGACAAGTGCCGAGTGGACCTGTGATTTATAAATAGATAGAAGGAAATATACTAAAAGCAAACATGAATTCATAGAAACATACCCTCGAGCATGATGCATGATCTATACAAAAGTCACACATTTGAGGATTTCGTCCGAAGAGGTAGCATTTTTTCTGATCAATCATCAGTTTCTATAGGAAAAGAATGACCAACGAAAATACGTTAAACCGGTAATAGAGAGCATCAACAACAGTAGAAAAATTAACAAACGAGGCGGTCGTCTTACCTGGATAAGTTTCCCATCTTTAGTCACATCAAGGTGCAGTCCAGTTGTTGGTTTACCAGCCcttgagaaaagaaatcagGTTACATTGCTACATTAAGCAGATTTCTTATTAAAAATAGTTACCAACTCGGAATCTCATAATGATTCGCCAttttttggtgttttttttttttgttgacggTACCTTTTGTTGACTGTACACGCTGCAGCATTGCCCGATCTCCTGAATAGCCTACATACGTGTAAAATGAGGCGGTAAACTCGTTTAGCTTTCAAAAACCCTCGGCAATGCACGCCGAACATTGGCCTGCTATTCACTAGATATTATGTGGTGGGATTTGCAAAGATTTCCTATTCGCCTTGACAGAGATTGTGGAAAGCGCCTTCGAAACGATGGcgaatttctctttttgcccATCAAAACGTAATTCGTCAGCTTCATTGCGAGCCAAAATGAATGTATTCCAGTAATGCATTCCATAATTAAAAGAGTCTCGATTCACCTTTCCTTTCTTTACCAAGTAGCGCATGATATTGCTGAGACGGCCATGTAAATGATGGCctacattttttaattttagctCGCAGTATAATAAACAGCTAAATGAATCTCATCAGCTTTACTCTAGCATCAGCCGTGGAACAGCAGGCAATTGCGCAAAACTAAATGAAGCAACTTGGGCCGAATTATTGTCGCTTGTCTTTTAATGATATTTAGCAAAGAATAACGCAatcatttgtttctctttcattaAGCTGCCAATATAAAgaactctcccccccccccaaaaaaagcaTCTTGCCTCCAGCACATGTACAATATTCTCCtggaattctttttattacgCAGTAAGATGAATGGGTGATATAAAAAACGGAATCACCTTAACTCACTGGGAGCGTCTCCTCGAGCTATTCGTAACTATTTTAATAactactcttcttttttttttactttatagAAGAGAGGATCATAAAGAAAAGTTGtcactttcttttaaacaaTGACCCACTGGGAAATAAGCATCCTGGAACAAGCAGACGCGATTTCAGAGACATTCGGCATTaaacttaaattttaaatggcTATTCAGTTCGTAATTTTTCTATGAAATAGTTCATAGCATTAAGGAAGGGAGGGAGAATCAGTGTGTGACGCACGGGACTAATCCCCGACGAAGCTGCGGGAGCGGAACAGTGCGGGAAAGTCCACTTTGTGCGCAAAAGCCGAATTAGCAATGCATCAGAGGACAAAACACTCATTCCCCCCCgcttgcttttctttcaagTCCTACATGTAATTTCGGCTCACCAAACTTAAATACTATTAAGAATTTGTGTCAACCAACATAAACGGAAGACAATAAACGCACCGTCTATGGACGTTATTAtctctgcaaaaaaaaaaaaaaaaagggaagagagaCAGTCAATAGATGAAGGAAAACCTGTTGTTTCCTTGAAATCATCAAAACACATAAATACGCggacttctttctttcttttaataaGTACCCCATTCGTCTTGTCAAATTGTGGAAAGCTATATCTACT from Daphnia carinata strain CSIRO-1 chromosome 6, CSIRO_AGI_Dcar_HiC_V3, whole genome shotgun sequence harbors:
- the LOC130702096 gene encoding nuclear inhibitor of protein phosphatase 1-like — translated: MLQRVQSTKGTVNKKKKHQKMANHYEIPSWAGKPTTGLHLDVTKDGKLIQKLMIDQKKCYLFGRNPQMCDFCIDHASCSRVHSALVWHKHLNRAFLVDLGSTHGTFIGSMRIESEKPTQLPVDSTFHFGASTRYYVLRERPQNAPRPILEELEEEAKSVHQDGGKLGLPESEMELDNLTEFNTAHNRRISMLGIADDDGDNRNPGGKRKKRSITFNDEEEVINPEDIDPNVGRFRNLVHTSLVIPTKRIKNETLASGGASSREHQFHRSLASSSGVEGLYGGLPPEMGESSASHLTSQSASAGLFSSTLASKLGLPLMPNPAPDVDLSAPLEPAAAPVSSRVNVEFAQPPAVESESSSGLPKRKKYAKEAWPGKKPAPSLLM